A window of the Bacteroides thetaiotaomicron VPI-5482 genome harbors these coding sequences:
- a CDS encoding ATP-binding protein yields MDAAIKKIPYGMTDFERIILENYYYVDKTQYIAKVEKVTSFFFFVRPRRFGKSLFLNMLGLYYDINQKDKFEKIFGNLYIGKHPTPDRNKYLVLTLNFSSVAANMDRLEETFNTYCKIVMDGFAERNAHLLGKEAVEKLHELKTGDALLGSLCQSAQNKGQKIYLILDEYDNFANNILVDYGNKRYRSITHGSGFFRSFLKVVKDYSSSVIERIFLTGVSPVTMDDLTSGFNIADNYSSSPIFNNMMGFNEQEVRTLIDYYKSYRELPHTTDELITIMKPWYDNYCFAMKALKEPSMYNSDMVLYFMNHYMLNEDIPDNMLDANIRTDYNKLRHLIHVDKTFGENASVVQEIVEKGSTTGIIANSFPAEDIIKPENFKSLLYYYGMLTISGMEMGEPILSVPNWAVREQLYGYMADIYKDSADLYLETDKLVDRMKRMAYKGEWENCFTYIADRLNAQSSVRDFIEGEAYVKTFILAYLGLTHYYIARPEYESNKGYADIFLQPRLLQLPDMVYSYCIEVKYAKRDASDTEIEKLLSNAKIQLKQYAASEWIHQDKGTTELKSIALVFQGWKLVRVEEV; encoded by the coding sequence ATGGATGCAGCAATAAAGAAAATACCTTATGGGATGACGGACTTCGAGAGAATAATTCTTGAAAACTATTACTATGTAGACAAAACACAATATATCGCCAAAGTAGAAAAAGTGACCTCCTTCTTCTTCTTTGTCCGTCCTCGACGTTTCGGAAAAAGCCTTTTCCTAAACATGCTCGGTTTATACTACGACATCAACCAAAAAGATAAATTCGAGAAAATCTTTGGTAATCTTTATATAGGCAAGCATCCTACGCCTGATCGCAACAAATATCTGGTGCTTACACTCAATTTCAGTAGTGTAGCCGCCAATATGGATCGTTTGGAAGAAACATTCAACACCTATTGCAAAATCGTAATGGATGGATTTGCAGAACGAAACGCTCATCTGTTAGGGAAAGAAGCCGTTGAAAAGCTACATGAATTAAAAACAGGAGATGCCTTATTGGGATCACTGTGCCAAAGCGCCCAAAACAAGGGACAAAAGATATATCTTATCCTTGATGAGTACGATAACTTTGCCAACAATATTCTGGTAGATTATGGTAATAAACGTTATCGCAGCATCACTCATGGCAGCGGATTCTTCCGTAGTTTCCTTAAAGTGGTAAAAGACTATTCAAGTTCAGTGATCGAGCGCATCTTCCTTACAGGCGTAAGCCCCGTAACAATGGACGATCTCACTAGCGGATTCAACATTGCGGATAATTATAGCAGTTCACCTATCTTTAATAATATGATGGGATTTAATGAACAAGAAGTACGCACTCTGATCGATTATTACAAAAGTTACCGGGAACTACCGCACACTACAGATGAACTAATAACCATCATGAAACCATGGTACGACAATTACTGTTTCGCCATGAAAGCACTAAAGGAACCGTCTATGTACAATTCAGATATGGTGCTCTATTTCATGAATCATTATATGCTGAATGAAGACATCCCTGACAATATGCTCGATGCTAATATTCGCACCGACTACAACAAGCTGCGCCACCTCATCCACGTAGACAAAACTTTCGGTGAAAATGCAAGCGTTGTACAAGAGATTGTTGAAAAAGGTTCTACTACCGGAATCATTGCAAACAGTTTCCCAGCCGAAGACATTATCAAACCGGAAAACTTTAAAAGCCTACTCTACTATTACGGCATGCTAACCATCAGCGGAATGGAAATGGGTGAGCCCATACTGAGCGTCCCCAACTGGGCAGTGCGCGAACAACTTTACGGTTACATGGCAGACATCTACAAAGATTCCGCCGACCTATATCTGGAGACAGATAAGCTGGTGGACCGAATGAAACGAATGGCATACAAAGGAGAATGGGAAAATTGCTTCACATACATTGCCGACCGCTTGAATGCCCAAAGCAGTGTTCGCGACTTCATAGAAGGTGAAGCTTATGTAAAAACCTTTATTTTGGCTTACCTCGGATTGACACATTATTATATTGCCCGTCCCGAATATGAAAGCAACAAAGGATATGCGGATATCTTTCTGCAACCTCGTCTGCTGCAACTTCCCGACATGGTATACAGCTACTGTATCGAAGTGAAATATGCAAAACGGGATGCTTCTGACACCGAGATAGAGAAATTGCTGTCCAATGCAAAAATACAACTGAAACAGTATGCAGCAAGCGAATGGATTCATCAAGACAAAGGGACTACAGAATTAAAGAGTATCGCATTAGTATTCCAAGGCTGGAAACTGGTGAGAGTGGAAGAAGTATAA
- a CDS encoding acyloxyacyl hydrolase, with product MSRNMNTRRSLYIICLLLLSAVGNKLDAQTVVKSVRQANDSTNHALIHQIGFDVRPGYVAPTNSFLEGDNAQRQKIDRSLSLHLKYAFQFSKDSYLGRLYPHAYQGIGVSHNTFYNSAELGNPVAVYAFQGAPIVRLSSCLSLDYEWNFGASFGWKQYDEHSNWYNDAIGSKINAYINLGFVLNWQFYPQWKLAAGVDFTHFSNGNTRYPNGGLNTIGGRVGIVRTFNAEDKASGAIAPKRLYIRPHVSYDLLVYGATRKRGFVKEGIPTLVPGSFGIVGLNFAPMYNFNNYFRAGLSVDAQFDESANIKDYKLVGTYGDDIKFHRPPFREQFAVGLSLRAELVMPIFSINVGIGRNMIYSGDDTEGFYQILALKTYVTRHLFLHVGYQLSKFKDPNNLMLGIGYRFHDKR from the coding sequence ATGAGTAGAAATATGAATACCAGACGGTCTCTGTATATAATCTGCTTGCTGCTGCTTTCAGCAGTCGGCAACAAATTGGACGCTCAGACAGTAGTGAAATCTGTCCGACAAGCGAATGACAGCACCAACCATGCCCTCATCCATCAGATCGGTTTTGACGTTCGTCCGGGCTATGTAGCTCCGACAAACAGTTTCCTTGAAGGCGATAATGCACAACGGCAGAAAATTGATCGGTCACTTTCCCTGCACTTGAAGTATGCTTTCCAGTTCAGCAAAGATTCCTATTTGGGGAGGTTGTATCCTCATGCCTATCAGGGCATCGGTGTTTCGCATAATACATTTTATAATTCCGCTGAACTGGGAAATCCAGTGGCGGTATATGCTTTTCAAGGGGCGCCTATTGTACGACTTTCATCCTGTTTGTCGTTGGATTATGAGTGGAATTTCGGTGCTTCTTTCGGTTGGAAACAATATGATGAACATAGCAATTGGTACAATGACGCTATCGGTTCTAAAATCAATGCGTATATCAATTTGGGCTTTGTCTTGAACTGGCAGTTTTATCCACAGTGGAAACTAGCAGCAGGGGTAGACTTCACTCATTTCTCCAATGGAAATACGCGTTATCCCAATGGAGGTCTCAATACTATCGGAGGGAGAGTCGGCATTGTACGTACCTTTAATGCCGAAGATAAGGCGTCCGGAGCAATTGCTCCCAAACGTCTTTACATAAGGCCACACGTCAGCTATGACTTGTTGGTATACGGTGCCACTCGCAAAAGAGGATTCGTTAAAGAAGGTATCCCCACTTTGGTTCCCGGTTCGTTCGGTATTGTAGGTCTCAATTTTGCCCCGATGTATAATTTCAATAACTATTTCCGGGCAGGACTTTCTGTGGATGCGCAATTTGACGAGAGTGCTAATATTAAGGACTATAAGCTAGTAGGAACTTATGGGGATGATATAAAGTTTCACCGTCCTCCATTCCGCGAACAATTTGCGGTGGGGTTGTCTCTTCGGGCAGAACTGGTGATGCCTATTTTCTCCATTAATGTCGGTATCGGACGAAATATGATATATAGTGGCGATGATACGGAAGGTTTCTATCAAATATTGGCTCTCAAAACTTATGTTACCCGCCATTTGTTTTTGCACGTGGGGTATCAGTTGAGTAAGTTTAAAGACCCTAACAATTTAATGTTGGGGATTGGATATAGATTTCACGATAAGCGGTGA
- a CDS encoding MAC/perforin domain-containing protein, whose translation MKQSNISATIIMSIISFASCTNDIENLDIIPTNNGQNTEGNIILQERNPNLPLPLIKKFILNKPQTRNSVSGEDRTFLGYSYKIKNGDYIQGSINSLGFPIIDIDSIRKYRPSYLQEKLITVTETNIFTYNNLDKYLYDSRFGKKVSSEFTFNPKVFATEKKEAITKLFGNIEKATYGKLEVSFLKGQSTLNHLPSSRLWYISQFQNHIFTNILYNAPMASILNEFGEFILTDYFTGGKVYALFASKAKEGTTAQQKEDDMYTSINTSVINLNNATSINLGFNGSNFDATKTFKSTDTYLDMKTFGGEVSQSVAINTKVSNINIDLTPWRYSLKDMANNTMIDIADNSLYPLSAFVLEQNFKQRLDDTFNEILPANKELVPPRIEIVRVLARTTPSNEALYDVAAVLVTRQTDRIILSDAMASSATDEELRKNENNEVFMQKVEKIATEKSKFFSSDIEISYNKETKLNPTLKSPLCIELTGFNERNFYRFYYEKTNIEYIYDPATHLCLSYYINKGDDRILDIYGIRNWIESLPEKKISITTLANSYKIIGL comes from the coding sequence ATGAAACAATCTAATATCTCCGCAACAATAATAATGTCAATAATATCATTTGCATCCTGCACAAATGATATTGAGAATCTCGACATTATTCCGACAAATAATGGACAAAATACAGAAGGCAACATTATACTACAAGAAAGAAATCCAAATCTTCCCTTACCCTTAATAAAGAAGTTCATATTAAACAAGCCACAAACCAGAAATAGCGTTTCAGGCGAAGACAGAACCTTCCTTGGATACAGTTATAAAATAAAAAATGGGGATTATATACAAGGAAGCATAAATAGTTTAGGCTTTCCAATAATAGACATTGACTCTATAAGAAAATATAGACCTTCTTATCTACAAGAGAAACTTATAACTGTAACAGAGACTAATATTTTCACTTATAATAATCTCGACAAATACTTGTATGATTCAAGATTTGGCAAAAAGGTATCATCTGAGTTTACTTTCAATCCTAAAGTTTTCGCAACAGAAAAAAAGGAAGCAATCACAAAGTTATTCGGTAATATAGAAAAAGCTACTTATGGTAAACTCGAAGTTTCTTTTCTAAAAGGGCAATCCACATTAAATCATTTACCAAGTTCAAGACTATGGTATATAAGCCAATTTCAGAATCATATTTTCACAAATATCCTATATAATGCCCCAATGGCATCCATACTTAACGAATTTGGTGAATTCATATTAACAGATTATTTTACAGGAGGAAAGGTTTATGCCTTATTCGCAAGCAAAGCCAAAGAAGGGACAACCGCTCAACAAAAAGAAGATGACATGTATACTTCTATAAACACTTCAGTAATTAACCTCAATAACGCTACTAGTATTAATTTAGGTTTCAACGGTTCCAACTTTGACGCAACAAAAACCTTTAAAAGTACAGATACTTATTTAGATATGAAAACATTTGGAGGGGAAGTAAGTCAAAGCGTAGCAATAAATACAAAAGTTTCTAATATCAATATAGACTTAACACCGTGGAGATATTCTTTAAAAGACATGGCTAACAATACAATGATAGATATAGCAGACAATAGCCTGTATCCTCTATCAGCCTTTGTACTCGAGCAAAATTTCAAACAACGCCTTGATGACACCTTCAACGAGATACTACCTGCGAACAAAGAGCTAGTACCTCCACGCATTGAAATCGTGAGAGTTCTCGCCCGTACAACACCTTCCAATGAAGCTCTTTATGATGTAGCAGCCGTTTTAGTTACAAGGCAAACAGATAGAATAATATTGAGTGACGCTATGGCGTCATCCGCTACAGATGAAGAATTAAGAAAAAATGAGAACAATGAAGTTTTCATGCAGAAAGTAGAAAAAATAGCAACTGAAAAATCTAAGTTTTTTAGTTCTGACATAGAAATATCATATAATAAAGAGACTAAACTGAATCCTACTTTAAAATCACCATTATGCATAGAACTAACAGGATTTAATGAAAGAAACTTTTATAGATTTTATTATGAAAAGACTAATATTGAATATATTTACGATCCTGCTACTCATCTTTGCTTATCATATTACATAAATAAAGGGGACGATAGAATCTTAGATATCTATGGCATTAGAAACTGGATAGAATCACTACCTGAAAAGAAAATATCAATAACAACATTAGCAAATTCATATAAAATCATTGGATTATAG
- a CDS encoding MAC/perforin domain-containing protein, with amino-acid sequence MKKLFISLCIILFTISCTNEEETNNYTPVDNQSNSTSEIILQERNSSLPRVWSKKTAQRVTTRASFTDATDFLGCSYAVENGTSIIGDFANAKYPVVNMKKLLERYPSYINPKELRTTETKALSYSDFDRLEKNKTFTKTVKSGFSLNLGPFKFGRQKTIKETFVHNTDDSEKVVHGELSIEVVNGMLNLQTAPSALRKIAADYLDELFVDALYNSSMVELMQSYGEFVLTGYYTGGRASALFYGVDTNSIQFDSKEKDMDVAINASYEWKNKKPTAPSDTIHSASGNLSIGTKRENSETITNKFSALSYSIKTLGGAYGYSISTPPYDITNYSIDLTPWLQSLNDPKTHTMIDLQDGGLYPISDFILEENFKQRYNDTHMDFQYQESLEEPYIEIIKMYIRKSNSGEKLYDIVPVLNTRQGDKLIFSNPDAASQSDEELKANSIPATFLTKSNAIKDEKSKYYQLKIKADPNKTINPIIQTTLSFQINNVDEKGMYKFKNANTNIWYIYNPTSMYCFAYYDDDYIPDAYGILDWVNGIPIKAVTMTTLYQRYKIYGL; translated from the coding sequence ATGAAGAAGTTATTTATATCCCTATGTATAATATTGTTCACAATATCATGCACTAATGAGGAGGAAACTAATAATTATACTCCGGTAGATAATCAAAGCAATTCCACATCAGAAATCATCTTGCAAGAACGTAACTCTAGTTTACCTAGAGTGTGGTCGAAAAAAACAGCCCAAAGAGTCACGACAAGAGCATCCTTCACCGATGCTACAGACTTCCTTGGATGCTCTTATGCAGTAGAAAATGGAACTTCTATTATCGGTGATTTCGCTAACGCCAAATACCCGGTTGTCAACATGAAGAAGTTACTCGAAAGGTACCCTTCATACATCAATCCCAAAGAACTAAGAACAACAGAGACAAAGGCTTTATCTTATTCTGATTTCGATCGTTTAGAGAAGAATAAAACTTTCACTAAAACAGTAAAGTCCGGTTTTTCTCTAAATCTTGGACCATTCAAATTTGGAAGACAAAAAACTATCAAAGAGACCTTTGTCCATAATACAGATGATAGTGAGAAGGTAGTCCATGGAGAACTCAGTATAGAGGTAGTCAATGGAATGTTAAACTTGCAAACAGCACCTAGTGCATTGAGAAAAATTGCAGCTGATTATTTAGATGAATTATTCGTAGATGCATTATATAATTCATCTATGGTGGAATTAATGCAAAGTTATGGAGAATTTGTCCTAACTGGCTACTATACAGGAGGACGGGCTTCAGCACTTTTTTACGGAGTTGACACAAATAGTATACAATTCGACAGCAAAGAGAAAGATATGGATGTAGCGATAAATGCATCCTATGAATGGAAAAATAAAAAGCCAACAGCTCCAAGCGACACAATTCATTCTGCTTCAGGAAACTTATCCATTGGAACAAAGAGAGAAAACTCAGAAACAATAACCAACAAATTCTCCGCATTATCATATTCCATCAAAACTCTTGGTGGAGCGTATGGTTACAGCATTTCAACTCCCCCCTATGATATTACGAACTATTCTATTGATTTAACCCCTTGGCTGCAATCGTTAAACGATCCCAAAACACATACTATGATTGATCTGCAAGATGGTGGACTATATCCCATATCCGATTTTATTTTGGAAGAGAATTTTAAACAAAGATATAATGATACTCACATGGACTTTCAATATCAAGAGAGTCTTGAAGAACCATATATAGAGATTATAAAGATGTATATTCGCAAAAGCAATTCGGGAGAAAAATTATATGATATTGTTCCTGTGCTCAATACAAGACAAGGAGATAAGCTTATATTCTCGAACCCAGATGCTGCTAGTCAATCCGATGAAGAATTAAAAGCTAACAGCATTCCCGCAACATTTCTTACCAAAAGTAATGCAATAAAAGATGAGAAAAGTAAATACTACCAATTAAAAATTAAAGCAGATCCCAATAAGACTATAAATCCAATTATACAGACTACTCTTTCATTCCAGATAAACAATGTGGATGAGAAAGGTATGTACAAGTTCAAAAATGCCAACACTAATATTTGGTACATATATAATCCAACATCTATGTATTGCTTTGCATACTATGATGATGACTATATTCCTGATGCATATGGAATATTAGATTGGGTAAACGGCATCCCCATTAAGGCAGTTACTATGACAACTCTGTATCAGAGATACAAAATATATGGTTTGTAG
- a CDS encoding DUF3244 domain-containing protein translates to MRKLSITLLLIALSFITMEANILSTHKSKILVFKGWSERQKSVVFIPIEAVLEGHNIEVQFFEKPNEPVTFQVKDKNGNIVFQDMTTPDNLEIYQIDVSGFKTGQYELLYIEKDVTLIGEFEIE, encoded by the coding sequence ATGAGAAAGCTAAGTATTACATTATTATTAATTGCCCTTTCATTCATAACGATGGAAGCCAATATTTTATCAACACACAAAAGCAAAATTTTAGTTTTTAAAGGATGGAGTGAACGCCAGAAGTCAGTTGTTTTTATACCCATAGAAGCAGTTCTCGAAGGTCATAACATCGAAGTGCAGTTTTTTGAAAAACCGAACGAGCCAGTCACGTTTCAGGTTAAAGACAAGAATGGAAACATTGTGTTTCAAGATATGACAACTCCTGATAACCTGGAAATCTATCAAATAGATGTGAGTGGCTTCAAGACGGGGCAATATGAACTTCTCTATATAGAAAAAGATGTGACTCTCATTGGAGAGTTTGAAATCGAGTAG
- a CDS encoding tetratricopeptide repeat protein — translation MKSSTLITILATFLLVGCSKQQSTLDKQLDEVEKIIEVNPDSASSILENIASPEQLDDKTFARWCMLSGKVTDEIFNILLPSYQFERANAWYSSYGKPNEQVQILIYLGRSYANDGDYDKAMSIYTNALEIGEKNKLYNLVGYTYSYIGDLYREKAMRTEAIKKYEMAADNFKKENNTDSYACALRDMGREYACTDSISRALEILLMADSITETSEDKDVKASIENTLGNIYVMHNKYDKAKKFFYKALEGREKMPNYMALISLYIASDSLNQAKELLQKIPQDDPTYTYSIKYLYYQIYKSEKKYEQALTYLEDYTNILDSTVYSNIQSKILNIEHKYNHLKISKEIDNLKMKQQNYIIVSVICIAALLLIVIGYLLYRKQAKEKILKQQKELDKMKLNLYTLSLELEKKRSLLNTFKEKDENYDQLQEDIVRLSANYRKLQNKLLIDSPLYKELTKLGNQNIPGNNKSLITEKRWKAITNEITTIYPELYNYIYSLGPNLPEEDFQYCCLYLFGFDTNTEAKLLNIAPNSVSKKRSRLKLKLNITFPTNSSLYEYLIKNMH, via the coding sequence ATGAAAAGCAGTACATTGATAACTATTCTAGCTACATTCTTATTAGTAGGGTGCAGCAAACAACAATCCACTTTGGACAAACAACTGGATGAGGTTGAAAAAATCATAGAAGTAAATCCTGATAGCGCATCAAGCATACTGGAAAACATAGCATCTCCGGAGCAGCTGGATGATAAAACCTTTGCACGTTGGTGTATGTTATCGGGCAAAGTCACTGACGAAATCTTTAATATCCTATTGCCATCTTATCAATTCGAGCGAGCTAACGCTTGGTATTCATCCTACGGTAAACCCAATGAACAAGTACAAATCTTAATTTATTTAGGACGTTCCTATGCAAATGACGGGGATTATGACAAAGCAATGTCTATATATACTAATGCGTTAGAGATTGGCGAAAAGAATAAACTCTATAATTTAGTTGGGTATACATATAGCTATATAGGCGACTTATATAGAGAGAAAGCCATGCGAACAGAAGCTATCAAAAAATACGAAATGGCTGCCGACAATTTCAAAAAAGAAAATAACACTGATAGCTACGCTTGTGCTCTAAGAGATATGGGGCGTGAATACGCATGCACTGATTCAATATCCCGTGCCCTTGAAATTCTGCTTATGGCAGATTCTATAACCGAAACTTCAGAGGATAAAGATGTAAAAGCTTCAATCGAAAACACTCTGGGCAACATATATGTAATGCATAACAAATACGATAAAGCTAAAAAGTTCTTCTACAAAGCGTTGGAAGGAAGAGAAAAAATGCCTAATTACATGGCATTAATTAGCTTATACATAGCATCTGACTCTTTAAATCAAGCAAAAGAACTCCTGCAAAAGATTCCACAAGATGATCCTACTTATACTTATAGTATTAAATATCTATATTACCAGATATACAAGTCAGAAAAAAAATATGAGCAAGCACTCACTTATCTGGAAGACTATACTAATATATTAGATTCCACGGTATATAGCAACATCCAGTCTAAGATACTGAACATAGAACATAAATATAATCACCTGAAAATCAGCAAAGAAATAGATAATCTAAAAATGAAGCAACAGAACTACATCATAGTTTCTGTTATCTGTATTGCAGCTCTGCTGTTAATAGTTATAGGATATTTATTATACAGAAAACAAGCAAAAGAGAAAATCTTAAAACAGCAAAAAGAATTAGATAAGATGAAGTTAAACCTATACACACTTTCTCTTGAGCTTGAAAAGAAACGAAGTTTATTAAATACATTCAAAGAAAAAGACGAAAATTATGATCAGCTGCAAGAAGACATCGTTCGTTTATCTGCCAATTATAGAAAACTACAAAATAAATTACTTATAGATTCACCTCTATACAAAGAACTAACAAAATTGGGGAATCAAAACATACCGGGAAATAATAAATCGCTCATAACGGAAAAACGATGGAAAGCCATTACAAATGAAATAACAACCATATATCCTGAACTTTATAATTATATATATAGCTTAGGTCCGAACTTACCGGAAGAAGATTTTCAATATTGCTGTTTGTACCTTTTTGGATTCGATACCAATACAGAAGCAAAACTATTAAATATTGCCCCCAATTCCGTAAGTAAAAAGCGTTCCAGACTTAAACTGAAACTCAATATCACATTCCCGACTAATTCTTCATTATATGAATATTTGATTAAGAATATGCATTAA
- a CDS encoding GatB/YqeY domain-containing protein — MDLFDKVSEDIKNAMKAKDKVALETLRNIKKFFIEAKTAPGANDTLTDEAALKIIQKLVKQGKDSAEIYIGQGRQDLADGELAQVAVMEAYLPKQMTAEELEAALKEIIAETGATSGKDMGKVMGVASKKLAGLAEGRAISAKVKELLG; from the coding sequence ATGGATTTATTTGACAAAGTCAGCGAAGACATTAAAAACGCAATGAAGGCAAAAGATAAAGTTGCCTTGGAGACTTTAAGAAACATAAAGAAATTCTTCATCGAAGCTAAAACAGCTCCGGGAGCCAACGATACACTGACAGACGAAGCTGCCTTGAAAATCATTCAGAAACTGGTGAAACAAGGTAAGGACTCTGCCGAAATCTATATCGGACAGGGACGCCAGGATCTGGCTGACGGAGAACTGGCACAGGTTGCCGTAATGGAAGCTTATTTGCCCAAACAAATGACTGCTGAAGAACTGGAAGCTGCATTGAAGGAAATCATTGCCGAAACAGGTGCTACCAGCGGAAAAGATATGGGTAAGGTGATGGGAGTTGCCTCCAAGAAGTTGGCAGGACTGGCAGAAGGCCGTGCTATTTCTGCAAAAGTAAAAGAGTTGTTGGGATAA
- the ftsZ gene encoding cell division protein FtsZ, giving the protein MDEIVQFDFPTDSPKIIKVIGVGGGGGNAVNHMYREGIHDVTFVLCNTDNQALAESPVPVKLQLGRSITQGLGAGNRPERARDAAEESIDDIKEQLNDGTKMVFITAGMGGGTGTGAAPVIARIAKEMDILTVGIVTIPFIFEGEKKIIQALDGVERIAQHVDALLVINNERLREIYADLTFMNAFGKADDTLSIAAKSIAEIITMRGTVNLDFADVKTILKDGGVAIMSTGFGEGENRVTKAIDDALHSPLLNNNDIFNAKKVMLNVSFCPTSELMMEEMNEIHEFMSKFREGVEVIWGVAVDNSLDTKVKITVLATGFGVEDVPGMDTLHEARSQEEEERQLQLEEEKEKNKERIRKAYGESAGIGKKSLRSRRHIYIFNTEDLDNDDIIAMIEESPTYTRDKTKLLKIKTKAALEEEVAMEEATDNDGVITF; this is encoded by the coding sequence ATGGACGAGATAGTACAATTCGATTTCCCGACCGACTCACCGAAAATCATCAAAGTGATTGGTGTAGGTGGCGGTGGCGGTAACGCTGTGAACCACATGTACCGGGAAGGCATACATGACGTAACGTTCGTTCTCTGCAACACGGACAACCAGGCATTGGCCGAGTCACCCGTTCCGGTGAAACTGCAACTGGGCCGTAGCATCACACAAGGACTTGGAGCCGGCAACCGTCCCGAACGGGCACGCGACGCCGCCGAAGAAAGTATTGACGATATCAAAGAACAGCTGAACGACGGCACCAAGATGGTATTCATCACTGCCGGAATGGGAGGAGGAACCGGAACCGGAGCCGCCCCTGTCATCGCCCGCATTGCGAAGGAGATGGATATTCTGACAGTAGGTATTGTCACCATTCCATTTATTTTCGAAGGAGAAAAGAAAATCATTCAGGCACTGGACGGCGTCGAACGTATCGCCCAGCACGTAGATGCCCTGCTGGTCATCAACAACGAGCGCCTGCGCGAAATATATGCCGACCTTACCTTCATGAATGCTTTCGGCAAGGCCGATGATACGCTTTCCATCGCTGCAAAGAGTATCGCCGAGATTATCACCATGCGTGGTACGGTGAATCTGGACTTTGCCGATGTGAAGACCATCCTGAAAGACGGTGGTGTAGCCATCATGAGTACCGGATTCGGAGAAGGCGAGAACCGTGTCACCAAAGCTATCGATGATGCCCTCCACTCTCCGTTGCTGAACAACAACGACATCTTCAACGCTAAAAAGGTGATGTTGAACGTATCCTTCTGTCCCACGTCCGAACTGATGATGGAAGAAATGAACGAGATACACGAGTTCATGAGCAAGTTCCGCGAAGGTGTGGAAGTAATCTGGGGTGTCGCCGTAGACAACTCTCTGGACACCAAAGTAAAGATCACCGTACTCGCCACCGGATTTGGTGTAGAAGACGTGCCCGGTATGGACACACTGCACGAAGCCCGCAGCCAGGAGGAAGAAGAACGCCAGTTGCAGCTTGAAGAAGAGAAGGAGAAGAATAAAGAGCGTATCCGCAAGGCATACGGTGAAAGTGCCGGCATCGGAAAGAAAAGCCTGCGCAGCCGTCGCCATATCTATATCTTCAATACCGAAGATTTGGACAACGACGACATCATCGCCATGATAGAGGAATCTCCTACTTACACGCGCGATAAAACGAAGCTGTTGAAGATCAAGACGAAAGCGGCTCTTGAAGAGGAAGTTGCCATGGAAGAGGCTACGGACAATGACGGAGTAATCACTTTCTAG